DNA from Deltaproteobacteria bacterium:
ACTTTCAACACAGCGGCGCATGGAAGCCAGCTCCTGCAGATAATCGTGGACAACCCGAATATCCGCCTTCATCTTGCCGGCCACACCCACTATGATGGAAACGCCTATGCCTTCGGTGTCGATGATCAAAACCGGCCCCAATTCTACCGCGGCCCGATCCGGGAGACATTGGAAAGGATAGACGGCTCAAATCTGGCGGATGTCCGTCATTTCTGGTTTCCGGAAGATCCATGTACCGGCGCCTGTTCTCCCGAAACCGACCAGTTGACCGGGGAAACGGCGGATGAGCTGAAAAACCGGAAATTCGCCTGGCAGGTCGGCTCGGCGGGGGTCTATAACAATGTCGATAAAAAGAAAGGAAGGCTCCCCCCTGTCTTTACAAGAATGAGCCTCAACCCGGAAGGGCTGGTTTCGGGAGAGGAACATTTTTATGTTGTGAAAAAAATCGGGCAGGATCCGGAAAATCCGGATCGGCATTTCGTCCGTCTGGAGGTGGACTCCGAACCCCTGCACAACGACCGGTTGACAAAAGAGTGGGAAGACAACAAAAAAAACAACCCGCGGGCGACACTCGATCTTGAGGAGAACAGACAGCGTCTTGAAGCGCGTTCCAACCCCCAGGAAACGGCGTACATCTCCAATCCGGACAGTCTGAATATCTACCCCAGCTATGATGACCGGGTCGTTCATCCTTATATCTCCCCCACCCGGCTGAATCCACATCTTCGTCTCCGCGGTTTTGGCGGCTGGCCCTCCCTGGGCTGGCCAAAGGAGGAATTGAAAGTCCATCATCTCCTATTTGGGGGGAGCGGCCAGTATCTGTTCAGTGAAGACCAGATCGGAACCGTTCCCCGCCTTTTGATTCAGGGAGGGGAAGTGGGAGTGATCGACAAGGTGATCGACAATCAGCACAGGGTCAAGATGTATGCCGCCGTCCAACTGCCGCCGCTTTCTATCGACTGGCCGTTCTCCGATTCCCTCATTGTCCGTGCGTTGACCCTCTCCTTGGGCGGCGGGCTACAGGTTTATCCCGATGCCGGTTTTTATTTCCATAATCAGTTGAACCTTCTCGAACTGCAGTTCGGAAACCACGACCTCGAAAAAGGGGTGAACTTTTATATGGGGTTTGACCGCCACGACCTTTTTTCGACGGACGGAGAGGTTTTCTTTTACACCGGCCTTGATTGGAGGCATTAAATCCTTATTTTGGCAAGATTTTAGCTGGATAACAGGTTGAAGGTTTTTTTCACATAGTCAAGGTTTCAACAAGCTATGGACACTCCTCCCGTCACCGGGGCAACCCCCTTGCCTCCCGAAGAGCCGCCTATTGGCGCCAGCGCCTCCCTTGGTCCTGATCCAGAATTTCCGGAAATTTATGCGCCGTCGCAACAGCCACCGGTCCCCGAACAGGCGCCAAACCAGGATCTTCACGCACTTGCCTTTATTGGAGACAATCAATATTATGTTGTTCCTTATATTCAGGGTTTTTACCGTTCCCTCGCCCTTAATACCCGTGCGGCGGGTCACCGGCTCCCGGCGGTCACGCTGTTTGCCCCATCGGCTCATGAGACGCTGATCCGCGAGTCGATTCCCGATGAGCTCCGGCCCGTCTTCCAAGGAATGATTTCAACGGGAGATGTCGCTGATGTCGCCAGCCTCGAGGAATGGTATCTTTTTGTTGATACACTGCGACGTCTTGAAACAGCCGATCCGAACAATCGCACGCGCCTTTTTATGGTTGGTAACCACGAAGTCCTTCACGCGGGCTCCGCGCGATCAGGCACCTTTGGCGGGCTCCTGACCTTTATTCTTAATCTGCAGGGAAACCGCCACTATGCCAGCGACATTCATGGCCCCGAAGTGGGAGGCGTAGAAAAGCGTCTCGACAAGGCAATACTCATTCCATTGATCTTCAGAGATATTCTTGGCCATAAGGCAGATCCGGTGCCGCTTTTCTCCTCGAGCCCGTCTCATTACAGGCTAAAAGGAGGTCAAAAACAAAAATGGGGCGATAAGGAACAGGTCTATTCCACCTTTTGGAAACAGGAACATGACGGAAGCTACCACGCCCCCGTTAAATTTTGGCATAAATATAAATTAAGAAGCCGCGAGCCGGAGCAAACATTCCTCTACACCTCCGCGATCAAGATGGCCGATCTCCAGACCGCCGACGGCATTTACCCGGTGTATTTTATCGGCCTCGATACCATGGACTATCTCCGTACCCCTACCCTTGTCGGTGCACTCACGGGAAAGGTCTCTCCCATTCAGGTTAAGTTGATCCAGGCCTTTATGGCCCATGTCAAAAAAAGGGAACCAGGGGCCCTCTTTGTGCTTGGGGGGCACTACCCGGTCACATCGATGGAATACAAGGTGGAGTCGTCCGGCCTTAACAAAATTCTGTCGGACGATTCGGTGATCGCCTACATTGGGGCACACACCCACAAGCGCGACTATGTTGATCTTGCAAGCAACGAGTACGCCAAAAAATACGGCATTGCCCGTTTGACCCCCCTTCCCGAAATCACGGTCCCCTCGGCGACCGATTATCCCAATGAAATGATGCTTCTTAAATACGGTGTGGAAAACAGGGAATCAAACAAACTGGTTTTCGAGTTCCAATACCGGGGGATTGATCCCTCTTCCGTCCCCGGCAAAACCGAAGCCGTTGACCGTGAGCTGGAAGCCATTAAACCCCATCTTTGTTCCTTAAGAGACGCTCTGGCTCATATTGACGATCCGGCGCTGAAGGAGTTTGGAACGCCGGAAACCCCATGGAATAATCAGTTCCGTCTTCTCTTTGATGTCGACAAAGGCATCAAGACCAGGTCGGGAACCATTCACGATTTTGTGGTGGCAGAGGATGTGATTCCGGCCATGGTTGAAGATGCCCAGCTCTACATACGCCTTTTCATGAGCGTGGTGAAACTGGCTCTTGTTGAAGGGGGCATGGAAGGTGAAGCCCTTAAACTCGAAAAGGCCTATTTGGCCGCTGTGGAAAAAATCGATAGATATTACGAGAACATTCACGCAACTAAGGAGCTACTTAGGATTCTTCAAGCCATTAAATATGTCGAGAATATGGAGGGAAAGGGCGAGCACCCTCAACCGGAGATGGCGCATCTTGAGATTGACGCTTTGACAAGGACTATGAATCAGCAGTCCTACCATGTCTTGGACACCATCGGGGACCATCTCGCCAACTCGCCCTGGATCACGGATCAAAATAGAAAACTCCTTGCAAGCATCATCCCCATCGTGGAAGAAATGCCTCTTTTTGTCGAGGCCTACAGGGAATGGCTTATCCATTACGAAACCTTGTGCCGAACCGAAAGGAGCAACAAAGAGATAATCGCCTCGGCCGATCTTTTTGGCAACGGCCACTTTCGCAACATCTGGAACCAGCTTCCCCACATCCCCTATGGGAGCCAGGCCTTCGCTTTCAAGACCTTGGCGCTTCTGGAGTCATCAAAACAGGAGGTCCAGTTCTACAAGGGACTGCTCGACGAGCGGCTAGATCGCGAAACGCCCGTGAGAGAGGTTCCAGATGTCATCCGACTTGAGATCTCAACCGGAAACGGAGGGGTCAGCGTGACCGATCCGCCGCCAGTCCCGAATGAGAAAGAGGAACGCCGCGATTTGTGGGGAAATCCCCCTCCCCTTAAAGAGGTTCCGGGCATTACCCCCCTCAAGATCACCCTATCCAAAAAAGAATCCCGGCTTATGCGGAAATTGTTGGATTCAAAGATAAACAGCCACGGGTTGTGGAGATGGATGTACTATTTTGGGCCGGCCGACAGTACGTTTGACGTTGGCGATTCAAAGACTGTCAATCTTGACGGTTGGAACGACGGAGTTCTTTTCGAAGTAGGAAATCGGATACATTTGATTGATCATCCACGTATAAGCTTGTCGTACGGTTTCGGGTTGGGCATGGAGCGGAATAAACGGTTTTTTGACGGTATGCGATTCAGAACACAGAATTATGAGGGCCTGACGAGAGTCGGCCTCACCCTTGGCGAGTCGACGGGCCTTTTTGATATAGGCGCATTCATGTTTTCTGGGCCGGCCTTCAGAGAACCGATACCCAGCCCGCTTGTCTCTTCAGACGGTTTGCTCTATCCCGCCCTATTTTTTGGGGTTGGCGGACAATTTAATTTTGCTGAAGGAGCCATCTCCCTCGAACTTGGGCGTCAATGGGATAATGATCCCCTAACATTAGATGCCTCTCGAAACTATTACCTCGGAGTGGCATTCGATGTGTTTAGACTTCGACACTTTATGCAATGATCTCGTCACCGTTCCCTCTTCTTCGCCAGTTCCGCCATCGCACCCAGCACTTCCCGATGAATCCTCTCAACCTGTTTTTTTTGATTCTCCCCTTTTCTACGTATCGTTTTAATCGGTTTTCCCACCAGTTGAATCAATTTTCGCGGGAATGGTAGAAGCCCCAAACCCAAAAAGAGCGGCAGGCTGAAACGGGTTTTTTCGAAAATCTTGATCCGCCATTTGAGGAGAAAATAGCTGTTGTAATAGACGGAATTGATCCCCTGACAGTAGCTGGGAATAATCGGCGCCTTCATTTTGACGGCCAGTTCGACGAATCCCTTCCGGCGCTCCCACGGAATGCGTCTCAATCCGGTTTTTGCGACGAGCGCCTCATAAATTCCCCCCGGCGACAACAAAAGGATATGTTTTTGACGGAGCAACTCCTCTCCATTTTTCGGGCTGGCCGGAAGCGCCCCTCCCCTTAAAAAGAAATCGCGGACATAGGGGATGTCGAACAAAAAATCGGCCCCGAGCCCCCGGGGATAAATTTTGAGTTCATCCACCAGTTTTTTGGCGAACAAAAAACCGTGATACGGGATGATGCCGTGGTTCATCACCACCAGCGCCGGCCCTTTTTTGGGGAGATTTTTTAAGCCGTGGACCTCGTAACGAAAATATTTCTCCATCGGCCAGAAGAGAGGGCGGATTTTTTCGAGGAATTGGGGATCGAATTGGTCGATGGGGGCGAAACGTTGAGACATGTTACGACAACCGGTCAATCATCTCTTTCAAACCTGCTTCCCGCTTGGCGGTCATTTTGACGGAAAAACGCTGTTTCGGATTGGACAAATGCTCCAGATTAAATTCTTTATTTTCAAGGGCTTTAGACAAGACATCCTGAAGAACTGGCTTAATCCCGGTAAAGGTCTCCGGCGTGTTCGGCGCCAGCGCCCGGTCGTTGATGATAAAGAGAAATTCGTTTGTTGCAAACTTGAGCTTTCCTTCAAAAGCGGGATCGTTCTCAAGCCGATCCGCCGCTTTCAAAATTTCAAGGAGGGATAACTTGATCTTTTCCTTCGCTGATCCCTCCATCGGTTGTTTACGACTATACAAAAAACCGAGCCTCCGGGAGGTCAGGTCGAGGGCATAGTCGGCGTAATATCCGGCCAAAAGGATAAGCGGCCCGTCGTGGACATGCTTGTAGTCCGCCACATCGACAAAAATTTCGGGACTGTTGGGAATCCAGCTGTTGAAAACCTTGAAAAAAATATCGGGCTTGGCCGCCACGCGGCAAGCCGCCTCGGGGTTTTTAAAATAGATTTTCCAGTTTATTTTTTGGAGGTTCATGAAAAATTCCCTCCCCCTTGAGGGGGGAGGGTTGGGGAGAGGGTGCACTCGAGATCACCCGCCCCCTGACCCCCTCCCCTCAAGGGAGGGGGGAAGTCTGTTCCATACTCATCCGCGCATGGCAATTGTAGGCGGCATCGATAAAGAGCTGGGCCTCTTCGATGCGCTGTTGGGTCTTCTCTTTGTTTAAGCCCGCAGGCCCTTCCGCCTGCGCCCGGAAGAGATAATTGGCGAATTGGTCACGGGCAAAACGGTCATAGAAAATCTCCGTGTCGCAGAAACGGGTTTTAAATTCGATGATGATTTTTTCGGGATCGTTTGAAACATCCGGATTTTGCCCTTTGATCAGCCCCTGCGCCGCCGTCGCCATGGCGTGGAAGGCAAGGGATGCCGTCTTCTCCAAATTTCCCGCCTCAAACTGCACCTGCGCCTCAAACAGTTCGCGGTCGGCCGCCTTGAGGCCGAAGTCGGTGAGCGAGACCACCTCCCCGGCGCACTCCCCTTTGCCGATATCGCTGATGGTGTATTCGCGAACATCCCCCCAGTCGACATAAAATGACGGATTCTCGTCATGGCTTGGAACAACGGTCAGATCCTCCAAGGCCTTCTTCAATTGTATTTTTTCCACACGCTGAATGAACGCCTGAAATTTTTCATCCCCTTGTCGCCCCTTCACATACATTTCACCGAGGCGATCCACCACGGCGGGAATATTTTTTGACGGGATACCGACAACGGCCATCCCATACGATGCGGCATTTTCCGTCCACTGTCCTCCAAGAATCAGTTGAAAATGAGGGACAACATAATTTCCCACCTTTCGGCTGACGCCGTAAAATCCAATGTCGGCGATATGGTGCTGGCCGCAGGAGTTGAAACAGCCGGAGATTTTGATATGAAGATTCCTGACCGCCTCGTTCATTTGAACGCTCTTTTCGGCCAGGCGGGTTCTCAATTCGCCGGCCAGCCCACGGGAGGAGGATACTCCGAGTTTGCATGTGTCGGTACCGGGGCAGGCGGTGATGTCGACAATGGTCCCGGCAAAGGGTTGGGCAAGATCGATTTTTTTAAGGTCATCGTAGAGGGCCGGCAGGTCGCCTTCAGCCACCCAGCGGAGGACTATATTCTGCTCCACCGTCGTCCGGACCGTGTCGCGAATATATTTGCGGGCGATGGCGGCAAGGTCGCGCATCTGGTTGGAGGTAATGTCTCCGAGCGGAAGCGAGACAACGACCAGATAATATCCTTCCTGCCGCTGGGGCCGGACATTGGTTTTTAGCCAACGCTCATAATCCCCCCTCCCTTGAGGGGAGGGGGTCAGGGGGCGGGTGGCAGAAGGGGTTTTCAAAGGCCGTTCCTCATATTTTTCGACGGGCGAAATCAGTTCTTTCCAGCGCGGATCGACCGGAAGTTTGGCTCTCTCATCCATTACCATCTGTTTGAATTTTTCGATTCCCCAGTCGGCGACAAGGAATTTGATGCGCGCCCGGTTGCGCTTTTTCTTTTCGCCGTAACGGGCGTAGATGCGCCAGACCGCCTGCGCGAGCGGGAGCATTTCTTCCACAGGGATAAATTCAGAAAAAAGTTTTGCCTGATATGGCAGAGGTCCCAACCCCCCGCCGACAACCATCTCAAAACCTTTCTTTTCGACGCCATCGACAATTTTTTTTGCGGCGATGTAACCCATATCGTGGATGGTAACGAGACCGCATGGGTTGTTTTTGCAACCGGAGAAGGCGATTTTGAATTTTCGTCCAAAGTCCTGAATATCGGGATGCGCCAGCGCAAAGCGGAACATCGCGTCGGCATAGGGGGTCACATCGAAGGCCGCCTCACTGCAGACTCCGGCGATCGGGCAGGCGGTGACGTTGCGGACCGAATTGCCGCAGGCCTCGCGGGTGGTGATGCCCATCGCCGCCAGACGGCGAAAAATCGACGGTGTGTCTTCGATATGAACATAGTGGAGCTGGATATCCTGCCTTGTCGTCACATGGCAGATGGAATCGGAATATTCCTCGGCGAGATCGGCCAGCACATCCATTTGGTCCGGGTTCAACCCTCCCCACGGGATTTTGATCCTCTGCATGCCGGGGGCGTCCCACTCGGTCATGGGCCCTTTTGAAAGTTTCCCCAGGGTCGGATAGGGAATTGGGCGGTCCTCTTTGCCATCGTGGCGCTTGCCGTTGTCGTATCGTTGTCCATACACACCCCGCCTTAGGCGGGTTTCGGCAAAGACCTTATCCTCGATCTTGCCTTGCTTTTTGAGGAACATCTCGGTCTCGAAATCGCCGATTTCCTTTTCCCAAGAGGGCGGCATTTTGCCGGAAAGACACCTTTTCCAGAGTTTCGCCGACTCCGAACCGCTGATTTCTTTTTGACTGACTTGTCCTGTCATAGACTCTCAAGAACCTACTTATGGAATCCAATGATGTCAAGGGGTTAGACCCCTTCCACAAAATTGTCTTGCCGAATCCTGAAAATTCGTTTAAATCCGGCCACCTTAACCTTAATTAAGCCATAAGGAGGGTTCCCGCCGAGCGCCGACCGGGGGACCCATGATCCGCCGACCGAATAGGGAGGATTAAGGATCATGGGGGCCCAAACCTGCAATGGCAACAGGCCAGTAAAATGGCGAGAGTTGCTATTGACGAGAGGGAGGATAAAGCGAGGTGGGAGCGGAGATGAAAAAGAAAGTGAAGTAACTTCAATCGACTACAACTAATATAAGGAGACAAAAACTATGAAACTTTCAGCATTACTCGTTTTCGTTCTTGCCTTTGCCGTATCCAGCGTCTCGTCCGCCGCGGTCAAACTCCGCAACGCGGATTCCGACAGCCGTGAGATCCAGACCAAATGCGGTCCCACCGGCACTACCACCGACACCAGCATTGCCGGCTCCACCGTATCCGACCTCGGAGCGGGCCCCTGCACGGTGATGGTGAAGTCGACCAGCTCAAGCGCCGACGCAGTTGACGGTGAAAACCTGGTGATCAAGGACGGAAAAGTCGCCAAGGAATAAAAGAAGCGAACAGTTTGGGCATCATTCACCCCGTGAGATGGCGACTCCCGCCTATCTCACGGGGTTTTTTGTTTAAAATATGCAAGTGATTTCAAATAGATAAAAAAATGGATAAAAAAGTACGCAACTTTTTTATCCACCTGCCGATAATATATTCACTATGCCGGATCCAAAACCCATTCAATCGGTTTCAGAAGTGGATCTTACAGAGGCGGATATTGCCACCCGTCTTGCCCATGAGAAGGCAGATATTCCTTTAAATCAAATGGAGGAACTTGCCAGGGCAAGACTTGTCGAGCCATTGATCAATGAGCACGATGCATTGCAGTGTCAGTCAGAGTCGTGGTGGGATAATGTTGCCTGTCAATTCGATTTTGTGCGTAAAGCACAAGCTACACTCCTGTGGGATACCGCCATGGACCGGAATGAATGGCTTCAACGAAACGTTTTGCGCTTCGACGATTCACCGGGCGATGGACGGTATTCTGAAGAGGAAGTCTCCAGACTGTTTAATGAATGCGAAAAGGAAAATCGGTTAACGAGACTCTCAAGATACCGGAATTCATTTCCAAACCTCTGATATTCTGAAATTCGCCATTAAAACCCTTTCAAATCACCTTTCACCGGTTTTTCGGAAACCAGATCGAGGCCGAATTGCGGCAGGTTTTTGATGACCGGATTTTCAAACCCGGCCAACGGCCCGCGGAAGGATTCGTGGGTTAAATGGGCCGCCAAAATGAGAAGGCGGTTGTTTTTTTGAGTGATCCCCTGACGAACGAGGCCGCCGATCTCCAGCAGATCGGCCAAATGATCCACAATCCGGCGGGCGTGCGTTTGAACCCAGACCTTGTCCGCCGGACGCTCTTTTGTGAACAACTCCTCCGCTTTTTTGACGGCGTTCAAGTAAATCTTCCGGCTTTCATCCAGCGTCCCCGCGGGCCACGATTGAACGATCCGGCCGATCTCCTTTTTGAAGCGGCTGAAAAAATCGAAGCGACCGACATCCCTTAAAATCTGCAGACAGAGGACATTGTGCGGCCCTTCCCACGTTTCGACAATCAGGCTGTCGCGCAAAAGGCGCGGCAGGATGGAAAAATCCTCGATAATCCCGTTGGCTCCAAAGACCAGAATCGCCTCCTTCACCATCCCGGTCAACTGAAACGCCGTCCGGTATTTCATCAGATTGATGAGAAACCTCTGCCAGAGGCGTTGTTCCCTCTCTTCCGGCAAAAGGCCCTGTTTGTCGATCCCGGCAAGGAGGGAGAAAAAGAGCCCCCTTCTCGCGGTGAGCGCGGCAAGAACCGACAAGAGAGACTGTTGAATGAGGGGAAAATCGATGAGGCAGCTCCCAAAGGCCACCCTCTGCCCGGCATAATTCAGCGCCTCCACAAATGCCCGCCGGTGCAGGGCCAGGCTGTTGGCGGCGTTATGAATGCGGGAGACGTTAAGGATGTAATTCATCAGGTTGTAAAAGCCGTCCTCTTTTTTGCCGATGAGCCACCCCTTCGATCCCTCAAAATCGACCTCGGCGGTCGGGAGCGATTGCGTCCCAAGCTTGTTTTTCAGGCGACGGATGGAAAGGTTGTTCGGCTTGCCGTCGATGAGCCGTGGGACAAAAAATATGGCGACCCCCCTGGTCCCCTCCGGCGAACCGTCGGGCCTTGCCGCCAGGCAAAAAAATTCGTCGTAGGCGGAGCAATACCATTTTTCGGCCGTGATCGCCCAACTGCCGTCTTTGTTTTCACGCGCCGTCCCCTCAATGGCCCCCACATCCGAACCCCCCGATTGTTCCGTGATGAATTGCGCCCCCGACAGCGGGTATTCGGCGGACAAAAGTTTGGGGAGATATTCTTTTTTGAGAAAATCGGAGCCCAAGGCCTGGACAACACGGATCAACCCGTCGGTGCAGGCGAGCGGACAGGTCACTCCCCCCTCGCCGATCTGGGCCAGAAGATAGATCTTTGCGAATTTTTCGACCTCCGATTGATTGGAAAAGATGCCCGCCTCGACGACTTCCCTGCGAATGGTTTTTGTCTCCGGGGGAAAAACAACCTTTTCCAGCCGGTTGCCGACCCGGTCATATTTTTCCACGCGCGGCAGTTTTTCGGGCCGCGCCGCCTCGTTGGAGAGATCGTTCCAAGCGGGAAGCTTTTTTTCCCAGGCCGTGAGGACCGAGGTGAGACGATCTGCCTCTCTCTCATCGCAAACAAACGAGAGGAGCTCCTGGAAACCGGGATCGTTCGAGAATAAGCGTGAATTGTCGGCCGGCTTAAACGATTTTAAATTTTGGGTCATGCAGTTTTTAGTATCGCGGGACTTTGGGATCAATT
Protein-coding regions in this window:
- a CDS encoding acyltransferase family protein — its product is MSQRFAPIDQFDPQFLEKIRPLFWPMEKYFRYEVHGLKNLPKKGPALVVMNHGIIPYHGFLFAKKLVDELKIYPRGLGADFLFDIPYVRDFFLRGGALPASPKNGEELLRQKHILLLSPGGIYEALVAKTGLRRIPWERRKGFVELAVKMKAPIIPSYCQGINSVYYNSYFLLKWRIKIFEKTRFSLPLFLGLGLLPFPRKLIQLVGKPIKTIRRKGENQKKQVERIHREVLGAMAELAKKRER
- a CDS encoding nitrite/sulfite reductase, which encodes MTGQVSQKEISGSESAKLWKRCLSGKMPPSWEKEIGDFETEMFLKKQGKIEDKVFAETRLRRGVYGQRYDNGKRHDGKEDRPIPYPTLGKLSKGPMTEWDAPGMQRIKIPWGGLNPDQMDVLADLAEEYSDSICHVTTRQDIQLHYVHIEDTPSIFRRLAAMGITTREACGNSVRNVTACPIAGVCSEAAFDVTPYADAMFRFALAHPDIQDFGRKFKIAFSGCKNNPCGLVTIHDMGYIAAKKIVDGVEKKGFEMVVGGGLGPLPYQAKLFSEFIPVEEMLPLAQAVWRIYARYGEKKKRNRARIKFLVADWGIEKFKQMVMDERAKLPVDPRWKELISPVEKYEERPLKTPSATRPLTPSPQGRGDYERWLKTNVRPQRQEGYYLVVVSLPLGDITSNQMRDLAAIARKYIRDTVRTTVEQNIVLRWVAEGDLPALYDDLKKIDLAQPFAGTIVDITACPGTDTCKLGVSSSRGLAGELRTRLAEKSVQMNEAVRNLHIKISGCFNSCGQHHIADIGFYGVSRKVGNYVVPHFQLILGGQWTENAASYGMAVVGIPSKNIPAVVDRLGEMYVKGRQGDEKFQAFIQRVEKIQLKKALEDLTVVPSHDENPSFYVDWGDVREYTISDIGKGECAGEVVSLTDFGLKAADRELFEAQVQFEAGNLEKTASLAFHAMATAAQGLIKGQNPDVSNDPEKIIIEFKTRFCDTEIFYDRFARDQFANYLFRAQAEGPAGLNKEKTQQRIEEAQLFIDAAYNCHARMSMEQTSPLP
- a CDS encoding acyl-CoA dehydrogenase family protein, whose amino-acid sequence is MTQNLKSFKPADNSRLFSNDPGFQELLSFVCDEREADRLTSVLTAWEKKLPAWNDLSNEAARPEKLPRVEKYDRVGNRLEKVVFPPETKTIRREVVEAGIFSNQSEVEKFAKIYLLAQIGEGGVTCPLACTDGLIRVVQALGSDFLKKEYLPKLLSAEYPLSGAQFITEQSGGSDVGAIEGTARENKDGSWAITAEKWYCSAYDEFFCLAARPDGSPEGTRGVAIFFVPRLIDGKPNNLSIRRLKNKLGTQSLPTAEVDFEGSKGWLIGKKEDGFYNLMNYILNVSRIHNAANSLALHRRAFVEALNYAGQRVAFGSCLIDFPLIQQSLLSVLAALTARRGLFFSLLAGIDKQGLLPEEREQRLWQRFLINLMKYRTAFQLTGMVKEAILVFGANGIIEDFSILPRLLRDSLIVETWEGPHNVLCLQILRDVGRFDFFSRFKKEIGRIVQSWPAGTLDESRKIYLNAVKKAEELFTKERPADKVWVQTHARRIVDHLADLLEIGGLVRQGITQKNNRLLILAAHLTHESFRGPLAGFENPVIKNLPQFGLDLVSEKPVKGDLKGF